In Labeo rohita strain BAU-BD-2019 chromosome 16, IGBB_LRoh.1.0, whole genome shotgun sequence, one DNA window encodes the following:
- the LOC127178220 gene encoding GTPase IMAP family member 8, with the protein MATCEASEFGVQFLFDLRIVLLGNRAAGKSSLANLITGHAEPHLRRTAQSVKMRGDFAGRQVTVVDTPGWWKNYLVKETPEFQKQEIVLSVAHCPPGPHAVLLIIRVDALFKEKHRRSVQEHVELLSERVWNHTIVVFTYRDQLQEQSLGKYIGSEGEALLLWLVEKCGHRYHVLNAERATGTQLTGLLEKIDAMVLGNGRCHFEMERKWLQKVEGTMTKRYMRANQRRKMVQEQWEMPLVRQGHKHVHISKMRLIMLGFRRAGKSSAGNTILSMATFISKRTTTSLRRQGEVDGRHVTIVDTPGWWKSLSVADTSELDKEEILLSMSLCLPGPHVLLLTLRVDVSFTAAEKQSVEEHMQLLGERVWAHTILLFTHGDCLGDVTVEEFIESEGEALQWLLEKCGNRYHVLNNENWNDSSQVTNLLEKTEKMVAQNKGRYYETDLKTLKEVKQKRKAVEKKAKARAKKQRQMKKMNSAVKDVGKHFSEFCLVLLGYGDSGKSSTGNTILGRQVFGSRRTAQCVQRHGEVGGQQVSIIDTPGWWKHLPIEQTPELNKDEITQSASLLTSGQVAYILVLRADCSFKEQERKAVEDHLRLLGSTVWDNSIVLFTFGDLLGDRAIEQHIECEGKALQWLVDRCGNRYHVFNNKAKGESHQVRELLEKIQEMIAANSGCNDKDMQVLQEVTERRKVEEDRANTRSKMQGQKEEDESDDVFDDGEDDEVIWESRAWRWTTAV; encoded by the exons ATGGCAACATGTGAAGCAAGTGAATTTG GAGTCCAGTTTCTCTTTGATTTGAGGATTGTGTTATTGGGAAACAGAGCAGCGGGGAAATCTTCTTTGGCAAACCTAATAACAGGTCATGCAGAGCCTCATCTAAGGAGAACGGCCCAGAGTGTGAAGATGCGTGGAGATTTTGCCGGAAGGCAGGTCACTGTAGTTGATACGCCGGGCTGGTGGAAGAACTACCTTGTAAAAGAAACTCCTGAATTTCAAAAACAAGAGATTGTGCTTAGTGTAGCTCATTGTCCTCCTGGGCCCCATGCGGTTCTGCTGATCATACGTGTCGATGCTTTATTCAAAGAAAAACACAGGAGGTCCGTGCAGGAGCACGTGGAACTTCTGAGCGAGAGAGTGTGGAATCACACTATAGTTGTGTTCACATACAGAGACCAGCTACAAGAGCAATCTCTAGGAAAGTACATTGGAAGTGAAGGAGAGGCTCTTCTGCTCTGGCTAGTGGAGAAATGTGGACACAGATATCATGTTCTTAATGCTGAGAGAGCCACCGGTACGCAGCTTACGGGGTTACTAGAGAAAATAGATGCGATGGTTCTGGGAAACGGTCGCTGTCATTTTGAAATGGAGAGAAAATGGTTGCAAAAGGTAGAAGGAACGATGACGAAGAGATACATGAGAGCCAACCAGAGGAGGAAGATGGTACAAGAACAATGGGAGATGCCACTTGTACGGCAAG GTCACAAACATGTCCACATTTCTAAGATGAGGCTAATAATGTTGGGTTTCCGAAGAGCTGGGAAGAGTTCCGCTGGAAACACCATTTTGAGTATGGCGACATTCATCTCGAAGAGAACCACCACATCTTTGAGAAGACAAGGGGAGGTGGACGGGAGACATGTGACTATAGTGGACACTCCAGGCTGGTGGAAGTCTCTCTCAGTGGCTGACACTTCTGAACTGGATAAAGAAGAGATTTTACTCAGCATGTCTCTCTGTCTACCTGGACCACACGTGCTTCTGCTGACCCTGCGTGTAGACGTGTCATTCACAGCAGCAGAGAAGCAATCAGTGGAGGAGCACATGCAGCTTCTTGGTGAGAGAGTGTGGGCTCATACCATACTGCTGTTCACCCATGGAGATTGCCTGGGGGACGTGACCGTCGAAGAGTTCATTGAGAGTGAAGGGGAAGCGCTACAGTGGCTACTCGAGAAATGTGGGAACAGGTATCATGTCCTCAACAATGAGAACTGGAATGATAGCAGTCAGGTCACAAACCTGCTGGAGAAGACAGAGAAGATGGTGGCACAAAATAAAGGCCGTTATTATGAAACTGACCTTAAGACACTGAAGGAGGTGAAGCAGAAACGGAAAGCAGTGGAAAAGAAAGCAAAGGCAAGAGcaaagaaacaaagacagaTGAAGAAGATGAACAGTGCAGTGAAGG ATGTTGGAAagcatttctcagaattttgtctTGTGCTGCTGGGTTATGGAGACTCTGGAAAGAGTTCAACAGGGAACACCATCCTCGGCAGACAGGTGTTTGGGTCAAGAAGAACAGCCCAGTGTGTTCAGAGACATGGAGAGGTGGGAGGACAGCAGGTCAGCATCATAGACACCCCTGGCTGGTGGAAGCATCTGCCCATAGAACAAACCCCTGAACTAAATAAAGACGAAATTACACAGAGTGCATCTCTTTTAACTTCTGGACAGGTCGCTTACATTTTGGTCCTCCGTGCCGACTGTTCCTTCAAAGAGCAGGAGCGGAAAGCGGTGGAGGATCATTTGAGGCTTTTAGGCTCCACGGTTTGGGATAACAGTATAGTTCTGTTCACTTTTGGGGACCTGCTAGGAGACAGAGCCATCGAGCAGCACATTGAATGCGAGGGAAAAGCTCTGCAGTGGCTTGTTGACAGATGTGGAAACAGATATCATGTTTTCAATAATAAGGCCAAGGGTGAGAGCCATCAGGTCAGAGAGCTGCTGGAAAAGATACAGGAGATGATAGCGGCAAACAGCGGGTGCAATGACAAGGACATGCAGGTGCTGCAAGAGGTGACGGAGAGGAGGAAGGTGGAGGAAGACAGAGCAAACACCAGATCGAAGATGCAGGGACAAAAAGAGGAAGATGAATCTGATGATGTATTTGATGACGGTGAAGATGATGAAGTCATATGGGAGTCGAGAGCGTGGAGATGGACGACTGCCGTGTGA